The genomic stretch CTGGTGTGGCCTCTTTTGGACACTTTTCCTGACCATGTGCTCTGAGGGAGGTTAACTACACCACTTAATcacccaaaatatatataattacagaTTTAATTGACAGATTACTTACCTaatttccaaacacacacaccccaacgTGCAGATATACAATTTAAGCTCTGAGCAAAAGCTGGTTAAAAAGTCTTGATCAAAAGAGGAGATCACTGGCTggaatggattaaaaaaatcGTGCTACTGTTTCTTATTAATGCAACAGCgttcagcttcttcttcttctgctggttTAATGGAAGTTTTGGCTCCCCAAGTGCATTACCGCCACCTACTGGCTGGAGTGTgctctatacacacacacacacactatatatatatatatacagtaaaaataaataaatatatatatattctatttatataaACAACATCGATCTTATTCAAGGTAATGTATCAAAGTAAGAAATTCCACTTACACTAGTAAGAggtatattacatatatatgtaatataccTCTTACTagtgttgtatatatatatatgtaatatatatatgtaatatatatactaGGGATGTCCCGATCCAGCTTTTTGCACTTCCGATCCGATACCGATATTGTAGCTTTTAGCATCGGCCGATACCGATACCGGCCGATCCAAGCATgtattaaagattaaagatatTTACTTGCACAGACAAGTGGGATGCTGGACAGGTCACTAGGTGTGCGCTAGGTGTGCTGAACAACGCGGACCGGATTTGGgggaaaagctgaaaaaaactgGAATGGATTACCTACATTGGTGCGCTCGAAAACACGGACCGGAGTTTTGAAAACAAACTGGATCGGGAGTCCGGATCGGGATTTTCCCGTGCAGGCCGATCCGATATTgatatgcatttttttgctAATATCGGCGGCCGATCCGATCCAAATATCGGATCGGGACATCcctaatatatacagtatatatattacatatatattataaatatatacagtatatatatatattacatatatatattacatatatacagtatatatattaaatatatatataaatatatatatacagtatatatattacatatatatatatattatatatatattacatatatattatattacacatatattacatatatacatatatctatattatacacatatataaatatatatacacatatatacagtatatctctTCTTATAAACCAGAATTTCTAACTTTGATACattatattgaaaaatattgatgttCCCGAATCCCTACCACGGTGAAAAATTGACACATTTTTAgattgtgtatgtgtctgagtgtgtgtgtgtcaacttgCTGTCAAAGACCTGTGTATCGCTACTGTGGAAAATGAGCATTTGAACCAAATTTCAATTTACATACTTTATTAACTACctcttattatttataattagcAGAGTGCAGCTTAAAACAGGTTTTAGTCAACACTCTCCACTGTATTGTCagataataacaaaatgaattGGAGAATGACAGCAAGGACGATAATAAATTAAGTGCCGACATGAGGTTGAATTTTGAATTCGTCCAATACTTTgctttatgaccaaatatctgTGAAACTCATGATATTCGCTCtggttgtactttgtgtttagtgctgttagcatgctaccaAACTGATGTAAGACTGTGAACAAGGTAAACATAACACCTTCTTAACATCATGTTAAACACAACCTCACAGGTATTGCTGcagatattgttttattgaaggcgagtccttttgaaaaatgtacacATCCAGCAGTCACACAGCAACACGATGACTCATTAGTAATCCTGGTTTCCACCTGTTGAATTTAAGTCCAAaattctctcttttagctctgtttttggtctccacctccTGATGGAAATATCAgcctctttagctgctaaatgcgaCCCACCAGCTAGCTTTTTCACTTCTTATTTCATTGCTAAATAAATGcggaaataataaataatggagttgcattacatttaaaaaggaaaacagacacattttcagcttaaaacaattatttagtttaatttctATTCAAAAGTTAGGAACGAAGGGCATGTGAAACGTTTCAGCCGACGCTCATCTGGTTAGCTAACGTCCTGCTGAAGAGGTGGCTAATGGGTTTATATCAATTAAAGAACTATCTGGagcagaaaatataaattaatttgtgtGAAAGAAATTAACTACATGGGTGAACATtacataattacaaaaaaaagggtcTTAATTGTGCcttttatattatcattattttgctTATTCCTTTAGAATTTAATGAGAATTCATGATGTTTGTCTCAGGCACAAACGGAGCAAACAAACCTTCATGTgacatttgcaaatataaagaaaaatccTATTGTTCTGCTCAGAATTCACTTCTGTTATGGTAATATTTTGCATACTTTTGGACATTTTCTCTGAATAGATATTTTTAAACAGCAGATATTCTGATGAGTCACAGAAGgaaaagctcagaaaaaaacaacattaacaatgaTTCTGTTCCGTTTAAATCCTCTTTAAGTCCCATTTGTCATGTGAAATAACAAAGTGTTCATGTAGGATTACCCTTTAGTAAGAAGCCCAATTGAGAAAATAGGGTTTGGGTCTTTTAGTTTCCAAGTTAGACTTTCTTTTACTGGGAAAATAATTTGTGCAATTTGTCCGACAACTTCAGAAATCAAGGGTTTATGGTTGTTCTGAACGGCCACACTGGTGCGAAAAAGCCGACATTGTTTAGAATTTGAGAATAACGGTGCACATTTTCTCCTCTGGAAGACATTCGTAGTGTTGCATCCCGATGTTGACATTAAAAGTTGCTCCTTTCTCACCTCAACACAGCCGGATAATCAACGTGCGAATGTCAGATTGAAGGTTTTGAAAAGTTATAGAAAATTGTTGGACACACCGCCCCAAATCCAAAATCAGAAAAGTGAGCTGATCGACTGTCTGACAAGCAGTTCTGTTGCTTTATAATGACGCCAGTGAGTCAGTAAACACAATACCAAGACCTTggaacatgaaaaaataaaatgttaattacttCTGTGATTTTCCTTCTGTGAGGAATCAAAATGAAAGTCATCTCCCTTGTTTGCTCTTCGTTTGTGCCCGTGTGACATCAGACCAGCCCCGGACGGATCAGGTTCTCTGCTCGGTGTTACATGAACCTGCTCCTCTCCAGTTAGGAACATCATTTAACTCATACAGGTCTTCATCATTTTCCCCCATTCatggtgttttttaaatgcacagttAGCATGTGACTGAAAGCAGCACCAGAAGAAACTTGTACCTCCAATGATCTCTCCGTGTTCCAACTATTGTGAGCAGCGCTGtgcatgcgagtgtgtgtgtgtgaataatgcattatgtgtgtgcatttctacTAATTTTTCATTGAAACAATTTAGCCTAGCATCGGTTAATAATTAACAGTTCGCAGCACTATAAGCCACACATTGATACgtgtcaaaataaatatcaaaagatACTGTTTGTCTACTCTAAGCACAAATGATTACATGAAAATTACAgacttttgctttctttcttttttttgaaagcctcaaaaaaaaaaaaaaaaaaaaaaaaagggaaaaagaataaaagaaaatagaataaaatggaaGAACACAAACAGATTTGATAGATccctgtggggaaaaaaagtaaagaaatccCTGTTCAGCGCTACCTTGCTCAGTCGTTTCTGTCCATCACAGCCAGGTGATTACGTCAGAGATCAGTTTTGAAGGTCCATCAGAGGCGAGGAGCTCTGTCCGTTTGTCCTTTAGTCTGAAAACATCTGTCCCATGTTTATTATTCCAGCCGGCCTCAGCTTGTCCAATGTAGGATACTCTACTTTCAGGCCATTGTTCTGCCTTTTTGATGAGGGGGACAACCCGTTTCCCTGCAGGAGAGAGACCCCAGGGGGCCGAGACAGAGAGTAATCCGTGCATCCTGCCCCCCCCACGCAGTGGGGTTAGGTAAGAGGGTGTGAGATCGCCAGGAAAGCCGGGCCTAGCAGTTGATGGAGGCGCAGTCTGCTTTGGCTTTCCCCGCGGAGTTGATTATCCTCATGAGGCAGTGTCCGAACTCCTCCAGGATCATCCTCTCCGCCTCCACCTGAGGCTGGTGAGTCTGTTCGGCCTTTTTGGCCTGCTCCAGCAAACACTCGCACGTCACTTCCAGCACCTCCTTTGTTACAAACGTGTACGGCATCCTGTGGGGAAAGGAGAACGGGGtctttagtaaaaaaataaatctttatccTTTATGTTGTCAGCTATCAGGGCTCGATGTAAAGCTCTGCAGATGGTGCACAAAGGCGTTTATGGTCAAAGCGTTGTTTTTTCGTattattctctgaaacaccagagggcgtacaaacaaaatatactgttaaGAAGCAAGAAGACAACTTGTGAAACTGCCAAATCACAATAAACTAACTTCCACAATGAcaaggagggattgtaattaacTGTAAAGTCATATCTCATAATCATGGACTACTTCATTGCAtttatacaagccctgtaaagaaacaatTCCAGCGTTTACATgcattataatgaaacaaaggttaAACAacttgatttggctgcaaaacatttactcatatgtagattttttttaaagacataccATTACTAAAGCATCTAAAAGTGTTAAAGGTTAGTTTTGAGCTCTAGCTATCATTATCGGTCAGCATAGGCGGTGAGTCAAATCTTTTTCCCACCAAATTAGCgaataaacagatttttctaATACTGGAAAACCTGCTAAATATTCTGACTACTGAAGagtctttttttccagaatGCAATTTGAAAAGTCAGAAGCCAGATGTTATCAGGTTTTTGTCCATAAGGAAATAGGTTTTAGAGTCATGTGGCACACAGACTTATCTAAACTCAGAATTCATCAAATTACATAAATTGATCATccttataataatgaaaatgattagtCCTCAAGTGCTCCTCTAACTTATTGTCGTCGTAGAGAAAAGCGTCTCATTACCTCCCGCCTCCACTTGATATAACAGGCGTCGTCCTCATGAGCAGGTCTGAGATCTGTGACGACAGCTTGGTCTTGGCCGCCGTCTGCTGCTGAACCCTCACTTCTGCAGCGTCGGCCAAGTGCATCAGTGTTTTCCTCTCCGGGCTCTCCTCAAAGTTCTTGCAGCCGATGCACTTGCAGATGGACGAGCACATGATCTTCGCCTATCGGAGGTGAATTGAAGAAAATAGACATATGTAAATAACGGTAATAAATGGCTCATGCAAACAGCGATGCGGTGCGGAGAACTCACCTCGTAACACTCGCAGTAGTTCTTCAGGCAGCCCGATCGTTTGCAGTTGCAGCCTTTGCTGTGCCGACGGTCCGACTCTCCCTCTTTGCCTTTACCAATTTTGGGTTTGAAGGCCTCTGGGTTTCGGTCCAAACACGtctgtgaaaaacacatttcagactTTGACTCATCGGTGtgacagaaaagaaacagcTCCACAAACACATCTCACAAAAGATTCAACCTCACCTTTATAGCTTTGAGACGCTCCGTTTCATGTTCCAGGTTATTGAAGCAGTTATTGCAGTTACAATTATTACAGAACTCTCCGTTTGCAAAGCAGTCACAGTAACTATGGGAAGAAAAGCACAAGACATCTTCATCTTACTGcttctcaaacacaaacagaggtgGACcgacataataataaatgtaaaaaagtcaacAGTAAATCTCAGTCATACTTACAGTTTGAGACACTGTGACTTGGTGCAGTTGCACGGTTTCCTTGGTCTTGAGGTTGATTCTGCTGTTGACAAGCTGTgagcaaataaatatatattacatatattaaaattaaaccAACTCATCCCATAGTACAGTTCAGAAAAGTCctaaattagcatttttaaacggtataatcttttatttatatttcagtttaagtGTGATTCCAGACTGAGCTTTAAATAGACAGATGAAGACGGCCTGATTTGAACCAGAGACCCTGCAGTTTATGTTTGGCATTTGTTAAGAATGGGTATTTtgtaataacaataaatcattaaagttactacaaggactTTCGTTTTCATTTGTAAGGTGATTTGGGCGACCCCTGTGGACAAAGGCGGTATTGTTTCCAGGAGCACCACTCCCTGGTGTCATAAAGATCTGCAGCTGTCAGAGtcccttcagaaaacctctCAGCAGGTTCTGACCCACTCAGCACTGGTTCTAGGTCTCCTGTGTCTAGGTTTTTCCATTAAGACACAATTTTAGCTCATGCTACCGTTTTCTTTTACTCAAAAAGAATGTTTTAAAAGACAAACGATTTAGTCCGTCTGCCCCCCATTAAATAAGAACTGCCTTAATTACCCATTGAGCGGTAATCTGGCCTGAGTCTGGATACCGGTGGTCGTGGTGAAACCGGAGCTGCTGGCGAGGGTCACGAATGGCGACTGCTGGAGCTgcatgagagaaagaaaacagaaaacactcaaaacatgaatatcaaagaaaagtgaattaaaaaaacaacacaaacacacaactgatCTGTAGGGATGGGTGTCATTAGGATTTAATCCATACTAGTACTCTCATCAATAATGCTTATCGGCTCGGTTccttattgatttttttcttatcggttctttttgattattttgtgagaaaaaaaacaattaattaagaaaataatccacatttctttattcttcttctatgtaaacaaagtatttcttgagcagcaatacaagaagttccaaagtattttaaatacattctcAGCTAATCAGTTATCTAAGTAATTATCTTTTATTGATtatcctgttcttctgatcaaactaacgttacctgcagtggacaaGGATGGagggctgatctccaaacagtagaaactgatcatttctgcagattgatgttctgctttttgtccagatgttgtgataaactgctcctctttcctctgttaCTTATGagttttcttttgcatttgaaCTAACTCCGGACCGCATCAATACTCCGGGTTTTACTCATTTAGAACCAGGTTTTCGGGGTGCATCTCTACCAACCTGTGTGACGTATTGAGCTGGAACGACTGCGTAGCCGACGTTCCCTCCTCCTGGAGCCGGAGCCAGAACGGTGCCTGGAGGGAGGTTGGTGAAGTTGGGCTGGATCTGCGGTAGCGGCGTTGCAGGCATGATGAGGCGTTGCTGGGTCTGAGTGGTGGTCACCATGGTGCCCGATGTTAAGGGCTTCGGCGCCATCTACAGGAAACACAAGAGACAACCGACAGAAAGAGCTCTGTGATTAGTACaggtggaggaaaaacaaaatcgATATTTAGTTTTGACGATATTGTATCGATACAAAAAACGAAGTATCGATATTTATCATATAAACTATTAACCCATTTGGTCATAACCGAGCTTATATAAATCATGCTTTATTAACCATAAGAATTGAAGAAGCTACGATATCTATGATTATCCTGGTTCATTGGATTTAGAAAATGATCAGAGTCAATTGAATTTATATACGGTTTAAAAATGAACTAGCTCTAAGCATcttattaaacataaataaaattactattgtcaataaaaatacaaacttttaTTTACTAATCATTTGAAGtgtgtattttaatgcaaatcACCACTTTAGAAAACTtaaacaaagtgaaataaatagttgatgaaaataaatatttctggTAATTGGCTAAACGCCTATTAGAAATCATCTGAAGTGAGATTAAACTAGTAAAAAAACGTTATCTTATTAGATAATACATGTTGACAGCAGTTACCTGTTTGATGGTCTGTGCTGGGACGATGGGGACAGACATCCTGACCGCTCCGGCACTGACCACCATGGGTTTTGCTGTGGGACAATAAGATGCAATTTAGTTGCAGCAGAAGATCTTTCACGACTATCAATCTACTGTTACCATAGAAACCATCTAAAAAGGTCACCTGTCTGTATGGTGCTGGTGCTGGGACCGGTGGGATGTCCCGAGCTGCTCGCCGTGGTTGCCGTGACGAGGCGGACGTAGTGGAACCTGCTGCCCGGGACCTGAATCTGCTGCACATTGGGCTGGGTGGCCAGAGGGATGATGGTCTTGAACTGAGAGCCGCTGACTCCTCCCATTGCCACAGACTGGACCTGTTTAATATTCTGGAAATGTTCAGACACAAAAAAGAAGATGGAGCTTTGAGTCCAAATGACAGAAACTTTGGATTCAGGTATGTATGAGACTAAATCTTAACATGTCCAATAAGTACTTTATTAAAGCCCCTCCAACTGATCCAAGTCCTGTACAACAAATTGTTCCATATTGTCTTTAATTAACAAAGAACAAGAGCAACTAGagtcattttttatgaaaagaaGAACCAGCATCTGGCCttcaaaaaaaaggtctgaattaaaaaaataactttggaGATGTTAGAATGTACATAATATACTTTATGCTCTGTAAACAAGTGCAAAAATAATTCCTAATGCAAATAAACCATCAAACCACAAAATGTCGGTGGTGTTAGAAGACTTTCAAGTTAAATCTTGTTTTATGGCGACAAACAAACcgattattttgttgttttttcacatgaATTATTGATTATGCTGCTTTAATGTGCAAGTCGTATTGTTAAATGCATTGGCCATGGTGGGGCACACTACATTATCTACTGCTGACTCACAGTGTAAACTTACaagtcaataaatcaataaatagatTGATTTTTCTGCAGCTATTTTTGACAAAcgattaaataatttaaatcactttgcaaacaaacagaaagccAAATGAATATGTTCAgtattttgattttttaaaaatcaaattatGAGTTGATAATTTGAGGTAAATAATTGAAggtactgaaaaaaaaaaaaaaaaaaaaaaagttagttttaTCTCTACTCATATTTACACACACTATTTTGACAAGGGCTGTGTGATACggagaaaattaaatataaaattaaatatggCAACAATATTGTAGAGTCAGTGCTTTTCAAGATTTTTCAGAAATAATCATGAGTTAGAAAGATTAAGACTTTACTGTTATGCAGccttaaaaaacaggaaaagacctatgtatattacattattaaaaatctaaaacaatatCTTGTCCCATATCACGATATCAATGGAACAACTATGGAACACACAGCGCATTACTTGTGTGCTGCAGTCTTTCCTACATTAGAGGTGACGATGGCTTTCAACAACGCAGCAGCAGGAGAAGTCGTCAGAGGAAAGTATCCAGACACACTTCACCAACATCTGTTTCAAATCCAGAACAGACCGGCTCCACACTCCAGCTGACAATAAACAGTGTCCAGCTCTGATCTCACCTGGTTTGTGGTTTGGCCGGTGGCCAGCTTGACTGGAGATCCAGATGTGGACTGCTGGACTGTGAGGATCTGCTGGCCAAGTGCTACATTGACGGGCAGCGTCATCGACTTCTGAGAGGTGTTGGAGGTCGGGGACGCCACGGAGACCACCGTCACCTGGCAGAGACGAACAAGGAGAGAGCAGCGTGATCCGTATTACTACTGAGCTGATCAAACAcgttatatatactataataccTCATGTTTGGCCCACACATGTCAACGAACAACCTGATTAAATTTGGGGTGTTGTGGGCTGGAGGTATTTTACAAAATAGCAttataactgtttttttaataaattttttTGCATGCCTGGGCCTAAACAAATCTTTATGGTGGTTTATTCCTCAGCCAGGAGTATATagaatatacaaaaaaacacactaatcTCATCATGCATATAATGAAGGCTTAAATTACTATATGGTTTGCTTGGCCCCACAAAAAATTACAcaataccccccccccaaaaaaaaatcaagaagcATGAAAAAGTTGCAGAATGttaaaaaatcttattttcaaaACTGCAACTGAGTATAAAAATAGAAGCTCTTGAAACACAAATGAGTTAGATATGCCATAAATTCAGCTCAATGAGGCTTTATtgacagtataaaaaaaaagaagcatgttCCCAAAGaatcaaaacttaaaaaaattacCCAATACTAACCCAgcataaacataacatttcaactgttgtataaatatataaaaataaatgtaccttGCTGGGGGTCTTAAGGGGCGAGATAGCAATCTTTTTGCCGGAGATAGTCTGTATGTTGGAGTTGTGGGGCTCGGACAGAGTGATGGTCCTCGGAGGAAGCCCCGGGGAAGTCTGTGTCAGGACCCGACCTATGAACACACGGCACAAGATTTGAGGAAACATGGATTAATATCAgctgaaatggaaataaaaaggttataaattgataataaagcaaataaacgTACCTGCAATAACAGGAGACACCGTCGTCTGAGGATTTAGACCTTTGCTGTTAACAGTTTTTGTGATGATAAACTTGATTGGTGCAGACGAGGAAACCGGTGTTTTCGTAGCAATCTGTGGAGAAATTCATTAAGATTTATGTGCATTTAATTTACACATTCACAACTAAACATCATGGGAAATTATGGATCCAAAAATAATTCCCATCTGCAAGTGATATCTAAATGAATCTTTCTTAAGTGTGTAAGCCAACATGAAGGTTGTAACCACGAgtcttaagtaaaagtataaacacaaacacgctTTTTAAGCTCTTGTGAAGATTTTTATGATATGACTAAACTGACTTAAACATCTCACTAAAACCTGATCGATGTAATAAAATACTGGATAATTTGATAAATTCAGCACAAGTGTTTCAGATCTGAGCATTACTTGATTCTCTACCTGACAAGTTCTTTAATTAAAAGGAGGAAAATTGGTGATTGATTATTCGTTTAAACAAGCAcaagtttgataaaaaatatcattttttgtcaattttgtcAATAAGAGGGCAAACTGATACTTGACTTAACCAACTCTATGTGTACATATAttacaacataaacaaataaaataatgcctTGTAccaaaaaacttaatttaaagaCTGAAGACCTCTGGCGTCTACTGATAAAGTATTACTAAATTTGGCTTTGAGTGAAATCAGCCCTGTTTGCTGCCATCACTATGGTTATCGTTAAATGTATTCCTTAAATTGAccataatgttacatttaatttcTGGTCTCTTAGAAACAGACAGTCTGTCTAGTTTTCTCAATTAAGTTACACAGCacaatactactattactattactacacTGATTCATCCCTTCTCCAAACACCAAACTGTGCTTTGAGTAAAAAAGACAGGTGCAAATAAACTGTTCAACAGTTTCTGATCTGCCAGCCCCAGCAGGAGAGCTTACTCAGCAAAGCTTCGTGGTTTCATGTGTGCAACGATCAGCTGTTCTCAACTGATGTTGTTAAATGTCAACTTCAACCATCAGAGcccacattttaaaatgtacttgttGGACAGGACGTTGGATGGAAAACCAATCCAACAAATccagttatgtttttattgcaatGTTTTATAGAGAATAAATAGTTTGTTAACAGTGGACAGTCGTATTGGCTGGAGCTAAAAGCTGCAATagcaatttgtttattttaacactaATGTGTGTTATATGTCAAATATTAtcaatgtgtttaaatgttgcaCTATATCACAAATCAATCAATGTTACCTGTACGGTCTTCAGCTGCTGGGCCTGTAATGTGGTCAACTGGTTCCCAGTGCTGCCCACTGGCTTCAGCTCCGACCTCCCACCGATAGTCACCACTTTAAACTGTGGCGCTTGAGATTTGTTGTCTCCTAAAGTCTGTGAAACGCCGGGTTTGTTGCCTGTGTGTGGCAACTGCAACACTATCGGTTGCCCCGACTTTCCTATTGTCGTGACCAAAAGTTTTTGTCCTTCCTGCTTGATGACCTGGTGCGGGGCACCTGCAGACTTTGCCGCCTCCGTGGCTTGAGATGAGGCCACCTTGTTGAGAATGATCTGGTGGTTTGCGGCGGAGATGGTAAACGGAGCCGTTAGCCTCTGTAACCCACCCGTTGAGAAAGTAGTCCCGGTCAAACTATCTGTCGTTTTGGTAGCGGCTACCGAAGTAACCATGACCGGTTTGAGGGTGAGAAATGACGACGACGACGTGCTGGAAATCGAGATAGGAAGCTGACTCCCAGAGCTGATGCTGAGTGTGGCGTCCGTGGCTGTGGAGGTGGCGAGGGCCTTAGTTTGTTCTGCCAAAGTGGCATTTGTACAAAGGCTCAAATGTTCTGAAGCCACGGGCGTATCCGTTTCCATCGGGACCGGTGTGTCATCGCTGGGCTCGGACTGGACCGCAGTGCCGTCCGGGTGGGAGTGAGGGATGTCCTCTATGGACTCAGTGTCCATGATCTCATCAGGAAGGAGGCTGTTGAGCTCTGGCGACACCACGTCCATGCTTGCAAAGTCTCAGCTCTCTGTTAATCCCAAAAGAGCAATGAAATAATATGAGtcaaagatttttttctcaACTGAATACATATAAATTGTTGCTAAATACATTGGAAGcttaaaaaacgtttttaaatgcacttattttaaccaaaattgGGAGAAATATGCATTTACGTCAGTGTCACAGACAATATGTGGACCCCTTTACATATAATAATGCATTCAATTGCAataaacaagatttaaaaaatgtacagtagctgtcaaaagtttggacacactttctcattcaatggtttttctttatatttattttcatttgtttctacattgtagattaatattgaagacatccaaactatgaaggaacacatatggaattatgtggtaaacaaacaaatgctcaacaaacc from Anoplopoma fimbria isolate UVic2021 breed Golden Eagle Sablefish chromosome 14, Afim_UVic_2022, whole genome shotgun sequence encodes the following:
- the lin54 gene encoding protein lin-54 homolog — its product is MDVVSPELNSLLPDEIMDTESIEDIPHSHPDGTAVQSEPSDDTPVPMETDTPVASEHLSLCTNATLAEQTKALATSTATDATLSISSGSQLPISISSTSSSSFLTLKPVMVTSVAATKTTDSLTGTTFSTGGLQRLTAPFTISAANHQIILNKVASSQATEAAKSAGAPHQVIKQEGQKLLVTTIGKSGQPIVLQLPHTGNKPGVSQTLGDNKSQAPQFKVVTIGGRSELKPVGSTGNQLTTLQAQQLKTVQIATKTPVSSSAPIKFIITKTVNSKGLNPQTTVSPVIAGRVLTQTSPGLPPRTITLSEPHNSNIQTISGKKIAISPLKTPSKVTVVSVASPTSNTSQKSMTLPVNVALGQQILTVQQSTSGSPVKLATGQTTNQNIKQVQSVAMGGVSGSQFKTIIPLATQPNVQQIQVPGSRFHYVRLVTATTASSSGHPTGPSTSTIQTAKPMVVSAGAVRMSVPIVPAQTIKQMAPKPLTSGTMVTTTQTQQRLIMPATPLPQIQPNFTNLPPGTVLAPAPGGGNVGYAVVPAQYVTQLQQSPFVTLASSSGFTTTTGIQTQARLPLNGLSTAESTSRPRKPCNCTKSQCLKLYCDCFANGEFCNNCNCNNCFNNLEHETERLKAIKTCLDRNPEAFKPKIGKGKEGESDRRHSKGCNCKRSGCLKNYCECYEAKIMCSSICKCIGCKNFEESPERKTLMHLADAAEVRVQQQTAAKTKLSSQISDLLMRTTPVISSGGGRMPYTFVTKEVLEVTCECLLEQAKKAEQTHQPQVEAERMILEEFGHCLMRIINSAGKAKADCASINC